In a genomic window of Syngnathus typhle isolate RoL2023-S1 ecotype Sweden linkage group LG4, RoL_Styp_1.0, whole genome shotgun sequence:
- the itgb6 gene encoding integrin beta-6 yields MGFLQLGLIFHYLITTVEGSCSADGAVTCDLCLQLGPHCAWCTQENFTNWLSVSERCDSPERLLANGCPESLLEFPISTGKILLDQPLGKKSGNLNVTQISPQKMALKLRPGGQVTFQVKIQHTEDYPVDLYYLMDLSASMYDDLQMIKDLGSTLSKEMAKLTSKFRMGFGSFVEKPVLPYIKITEEELANPCSSADATCLPTFGYKHVLSLTSNTDKFNGMVSVQDVSANVDIPECGFDAVMQAAVCGDRIGWRNDSMRLLVFVSDADSHFGMDSRMAGIVIPNDGQCHLDTNNEYSMSTKQEYPTLGQLIDKVVENNILLIFAVTEKQKQNYENYANLIPGATVGVVATDSHNILELILTAYKELRSEIELEVLGDTEGLRMSFAAICPNGTVLTELKQCSNVKPGETVVFNVSVELPGCLSESRRFSFKPVGLQDALDIELESLCSCDCGQPPQAGNDSRCTEGQGTFHCGVCVCQPGFSGAECECNEESALLSNCAANNESDVCSGQGQCYCGECVCDTSSFGLIYGPYCECDNYSCARFRGELCGGHGVCDCGECQCQSGWTGEYCNCSSSSEACLSQDGVLCSGRGKCECGHCVCLVQGASGDLCEKCPTCGDACSIARTCVECHLQAKEDAELCELKCSLPKIHINTTTEVDKSASVQCMLMSENECWISFSVVGRDVMTVYNPHMSACPEAPNIPMIILGVSLSIVCIGLILLAVWKVLVSVHDGKEVAKFEAERAKAKWQTGTNPLFRSSTSTFKNVTYRNREQEKMISMDLY; encoded by the exons GTTCATGTTCAGCTGATGGTGCTGTGACTTGTGATCTTTGTCTCCAGCTCGGTCCACACTGTGCCTGGTGTACACAAGAG AATTTTACAAACTGGTTGTCAGTCAGTGAAAGATGTGACTCACCAGAGCGCTTGCTGGCAAATGGCTGTCCAGAGAGCCTGTTGGAGTTTCCCATTTCTACGGGAAAAATCCTCCTGGATCAACCACTTGGGAAGAAGAGTGGCAACCTGAACGTCACTCAGATCTCCCCACAGAAAATGGCACTGAAGCTACGACCTG GCGGTCAAGTGACTTTCCAGGTGAAAATCCAGCACACTGAAGACTACCCTGTGGACCTCTACTATCTCATGGACTTGTCAGCGTCTATGTATGATGATCTGCAGATGATCAAGGACCTTGGCTCCACCCTGTCCAAGGAGATGGCCAAACTTACCAGTAAATTTCGCATGGGCTTTGGCTCTTTTGTGGAGAAACCAGTTCTGCCCTACATCAAGATTACAGAAGAGGAGCTGGCCAACCCTTGCAG TAGTGCCGATGCAACCTGCCTGCCGACGTTTGGCTACAAACACGTCTTGTCCCTTACGAGCAACACGGACAAATTCAACGGGATGGTCTCCGTGCAGGATGTGTCTGCAAACGTTGATATTCCGGAGTGTGGCTTCGATGCCGTCATGCAAGCAGCTGTTTGCGGG GACAGGATAGGTTGGAGGAATGATTCCATGCGTTTGCTGGTGTTTGTCAGCGATGCTGACTCACACTTTGGAATGGACAGTAGAATGGCCGGCATAGTGATTCCCAACGATGGCCAGTGTCACCTGGACACCAACAATGAATACTCCATGTCCACAAAGCAG GAGTATCCAACTCTGGGCCAGTTGATTGATAAAGTAGTGGAGAACAATATCTTATTGATATTTGCTGTGACAGAAAAGCAGAAGCAGAACTATGAA AACTATGCAAATCTGATACCTGGTGCCACAGTTGGAGTCGTGGCCACGGATTCTCACAACATCCTTGAACTGATTTTAACGGCGTACAAA GAATTGCGATCAGAGATTGAACTAGAGGTCCTTGGAGACACTGAAGGGCTCCGGATGTCCTTTGCTGCTATTTGTCCAAATGGTACAGTCCTGACAGAGCTCAAACAATGTTCTAATGTCAAACCTGGAGAGACG GTCGTGTTCAATGTGTCTGTGGAGCTTCCAGGATGCCTGTCTGAAAGTCGACGCTTCTCCTTCAAGCCAGTGGGCCTCCAGGACGCTTTGGACATCGAATTAGAATCTCTGTGCTCCTGCGATTGTGGACAGCCTCCTCAGGCTGGCAACGACAGCCGATGCACGGAGGGCCAGGGGACCTTCCACTGtggcgtgtgcgtgtgtcagcCGGGCTTCTCGGGAGCCGAGTGCGAATGCAATGAGGAAAGCGCGTTGTTGAGCAACTGCGCGGCAAACAACGAGAGCGACGTATGCAGCGGTCAGGGGCAATGTTACTGCGGAGAGTGTGTGTGCGACACATCCAGCTTTGGTCTCATCTACGGACCTTACTGCGAGTGTGACAACTACTCTTGTGCTCGCTTTCGTGGGGAGCTCTGTGGAG GCCACGGGGTGTGTGACTGTGGGGAGTGTCAGTGCCAAAGTGGCTGGACAGGGGAGTACTGtaactgcagcagcagcagcgaggcCTGCCTTTCCCAAGATGGAGTCCTGTGCAGCGGCCGGGGCAAGTGCGAGTGCGGCCACTGTGTCTGCTTGGTACAGGGAGCATCGGGGGACTTGTGTGAGAAGTGCCCCACATGTGGAGATGCCTGTTCAATAGCAAG GACGTGTGTGGAGTGCCACCTCCAAGCAAAAGAGGATGCTGAGCTGTGTGAGTTAAAGTGCAGTCTCCCCAAGATTCACATCAACACAACAACAG AAGTAGACAAGAGTGCCTCTGTGCAATGCATGCTGATGTCCGAAAATGAGTGCTGGATCTCGTTTAGTGTGGTCGGAAGGGACGTGATGACAGTCTACAATCCTCACATGTCTG CTTGTCCCGAAGCGCCCAACATCCCCATGATCATCCTGGGGGTCTCACTTTCCATTGTGTGCATTGGGCTGATCCTGCTGGCTGTCTGGAAAGTGCTGGTGTCAGTTCACGACGGTAAAGAGGTGGCCAAGTTTGAGGCTGAGAGAGCAAAGGCAAAGTGGCAAAcg GGTACCAACCCACTGTTCAGAAGCTCCACATCtacttttaaaaatgttacctaCAGGAACAGAGAGCAGGAGAAGATGATTTCAATGGACCTCTACTGA